The following proteins are co-located in the Pectinophora gossypiella chromosome 23, ilPecGoss1.1, whole genome shotgun sequence genome:
- the LOC126377456 gene encoding uncharacterized protein LOC126377456, with translation MVVTRSQSDAVELEEQRREEEQRRETERLALQRIEEELREQPTTSATIEPAPLTAGAPHLTAGAPHLTAGTAPLTVGTAPRTAAPAATRRVADTLRGSLAPSIRSTNATARLRLAELEAAEQLAKLERRKMELEADLIRKRLAVEQENIQEEESARLQEEDVCLGPNDRVDDWFMRMDETRDEEQKQTRFEERARRRAPLRSSPTPQRAPRHLSPSPERVRRPRQSPERVRHLSPSPERVRRPRQSPERVRHLSPSPERVRRPRQSPERVRHFSPSPERERHPLRSPERDRHPSAERRRRTSNAKQGIEQLAEALERMARPRIRNVELPIFSGNPNEWLPFKATMRDSTRLYNLSAAENLQRLRTCLRGEAREAVAALLYTATDPSVIMKTLEQCFGRPEVLIDRALEEIRRLPRLGPSAIDLNNFAIKLRNQVCILESIDKRGFIHNPLLAREVLGKLSPHHRSRWCDYASLHEEDNVPEIVMMSRFLTHEANLAISFMYAPSASTVAAATAPTANRSKELKASTSGKSSLGRKPEAIYNTSERAVQCPSCGEDHKLPQCQSYKALTVNQRWDFVKERGLCFKCVASKHRRIACKARVCGVNQCRRPHHATLHEDPPAAAAEPQPSTSGPETVMSVATTATGPRTVLLKVCPVIVSGPRGEVSTYALLDEGATVTLIDNELAESIGASGPTQPLNLRGVNMEQQEEESRSVAVQLRGKNEHAPYGIRARTVKNLILHQQTIPKSLLRKYKHLRLDKNEMCYELARPRVLVGTDHWELIVSRELRVGGPNEPAASRTRLGWVVHGSVPRNTIIQQGSVLHVYDVERHGDTTDQYDRRLEQLVEAHFKIDALGVSHKPLVGVANQRARDIVQKTMKKIDGAYEVGLPWRRDDVTMPPSYDAAFRRLRSIERKMDASPDFAKQYTAQMENLLNKGYAAPCDGHERASTVSWFLPHFAVQNPNKPGKLRLVFDAAARSHGVCLNDELLEGPDLLLSLQGIVFRFRERPVAVTADIQEMFLRVKIRPEDQPAQQFLWRGNDRENPPRCFKMTSMIFGAASSPFMAHSVRDHNAHAHAHTHPRALEAITHSHYMDDFVASYEDIEEGRRTISEVIEVHADAGFTLRGWNSNYEGVLDEVPVELRATQPTQFGGEGHAEHKILGLYWNAGRDELGFNTSLNRVPDEVRTRSRAPTKREALSAVMSIYDPLGLLSHYTIRAKIILQGLWRLKLPWDEPIPEEEAGQFMSWLAQLEEVARLRLPRCYEMKNHQRIELHIFCDASEQAYATVAYWRIVRCDGSIGVILVGAKSKVAPQRTQTIPRLELQAAVIGVRLADTLKKEHRIKIDSVTYWTDSATVIHWVRNDARRYTPFVAHRLSEIAELTQKDEWRWLPTTHNVADDATRCHGTTISVNDRWFQGPDFLYESPEHWPAEQSSHIEEEDVLHTGTRDGQKEDWLPDPGRFSKYETLIRAAARVLVFIDMCRKKKKNLEVEHLERAERALLQRAQRESFGAEIERIQAGRSIPKTSRLYKLDPELQDGILRVRGRIGAATVPEHMKRPIILDGRHHLTKLLVLREHCAAGHANRERVTNDLRQRYWIIHLRPTIRAVEHACALCKVRRAMPRAPATGNLPQARLEPFHRPFTNCGVDYFGPMMVKIGRRREKRWGALFTCLTTRAIHVELAASLSTDSALMALRRMAARRGWPRVIYSDNATNFRGADHELKAAYREWAPALQQEGMLHRTEWRFIPPGAPNQGGAWERMVRSVKAALGAVLKEKAPPEEVLQTLLTEVEFSVNARPLTHVSVDPNDPEALTPNHFLLGGSMGLPTTGPCDEADRRAWRASQALADHFWQRWLKEYLPTLVPRGEPTNNDAGLKEGDIVVVVDPTLPRNVWPMGEVIRTFIGPDGGIRVADVRTRTGIFRRPTRKLAVLIKKEASQATPGGEM, from the exons ATGGTAGTGACCCGGAGTCAGAGCGACGCTGTGGAGCTGGAGGAACAACGCCGCGAGGAAGAGCAACGGCGCGAGACCGAACGTCTCGCCCTCCAACGAATCGAAGAGGAAC TCCGCGAACAACCGACGACTAGCGCGACGATCGAACCCGCGCCCCTCACCGCGGGCGCCCCGCACCTCACCGCGGGCGCCCCGCACCTCACCGCCGGTACCGCGCCCCTCACCGTCGGCACCGCACCCCGCACCGCCGCCCCCGCTGCGACACGACGCGTTGCAGATACACTGCGCGGATCGCTCGCGCCCTCCATACGTTCGACGAATGCTACTGCAAGACTACGCTTGGCTGAATTAGAAGCCGCGGAACAACTGGCGAAGCTTGAACGACGCAAGATGGAATTAGAAGCCGATTTGATTCGGAAGCGTCTCGCCGTCGAACAAGAGAACATCCAAGAGGAAGAGAGCGCTCGTCTGCAGGAAGAGGACGTATGCCTGGGACCCAATGACCGGGTCGATGACTGGTTCATGCGCATGGACGAGACACGGGACGAAGAACAGAAGCAGACCCGTTTCGAGGAGAGAGCCAGACGCCGCGCGCCGCTACGCTCCTCGCCGACACCTCAACGCGCACCGCGTCATCTCTCACCGTCGCCTGAACGAGTGCGACGCCCCCGACAGTCGCCGGAACGTGTGCGACACCTCTCACCGTCGCCTGAACGAGTGCGACGCCCCCGACAGTCGCCGGAACGTGTGCGACACCTCTCACCGTCGCCTGAACGAGTGCGACGCCCCCGACAGTCGCCGGAACGTGTGCGACACTTCTCACCGTCGCCTGAACGAGAGCGACACCCACTACGGTCGCCGGAACGAGACCGACACCCGTCAGCGGAACGAAGACGCCGAACCTCGAACGCGAAGCAAGGCATCGAGCAATTGGCAGAGGCACTCGAGCGGATGGCGCGACCACGCATCCGGAACGTCGAGCTACCCATCTTCAGCGGCAACCCGAACGAATGGCTGCCCTTCAAAGCAACAATGAGAGATTCAACACGTCTCTACAATTTGAGCGCCGCCGAGAACCTACAGCGACTACGGACGTGCCTACGGGGGGAGGCACGCGAAGCCGTGGCGGCACTGCTGTACACCGCAACCGATCCGAGCGTCATAATGAAGACACTGGAACAATGCTTCGGGCGCCCCGAGGTGCTGATCGACCGGGCGCTAGAAGAAATTAGACGACTACCGAGGTTGGGACCGTCTGCGATAGACCTCAATAACTTCGCGATCAAGCTGCGCAATCAAGTGTGCATACTGGAGTCCATCGACAAACGGGGCTTCATCCACAACCCACTGCTGGCTCGAGAAGTACTTGGCAAGCTCAGCCCGCATCATCGGTCACGCTGGTGTGACTACGCATCCCTTCATGAAGAGGACAACGTTCCCGAGATCGTCATGATGTCCCGATTCCTGACACACGAGGCGAACCTAGCGATCTCCTTCATGTACGCCCCGAGTGCCAGCACCGTCGCCGCTGCTACTGCTCCCACTGCGAACAGAAGCAAAGAATTAAAGGCCAGCACGAGTGGAAAATCATCATTGGGAAGAAAACCAGAAGCCATCTACAACACGAGCGAGCGAGCCGTCCAGTGCCCCAGCTGCGGAGAAGATCACAAGTTGCCGCAGTGCCAATCCTACAAGGCACTGACAGTCAACCAGCGATGGGACTTCGTGAAGGAGAGAGGTCTCTGCTTCAAATGTGTCGCCTCGAAACATCGACGCATAGCATGCAAGGCGCGGGTGTGCGGCGTGAACCAATGTCGCCGTCCACATCACGCTACGCTACACGAGGACCCGCCCGCCGCCGCAGCCGAACCGCAACCATCGACGAGTGGCCCGGAAACAGTCATGTCGGTGGCCACTACCGCCACTGGCCCGAGGACTGTCCTGCTGAAGGTCTGCCCAGTGATCGTGAGCGGACCACGGGGGGAGGTCTCCACCTACGCCCTACTGGATGAAGGCGCCACCGTCACTCTTATTGACAACGAGCTGGCGGAGAGCATCGGCGCAAGTGGACCCACACAGCCACTGAACCTGCGCGGTGTGAACATGGAGCAACAAGAAGAGGAGAGCAGATCAGTCGCGGTGCAACTCCGAGGCAAGAATGAACACGCACCGTACGGAATAAGGGCACGCACTGTGAAGAACCTTATTCTACACCAGCAGACCATCCCTAAGTCGCTACTGAGAAAATACAAGCACCTACGCCTGGACAAGAATGAGATGTGCTACGAGCTAGCACGCCCTAGAGTCCTAGTGGGGACAGACCACTGGGAATTGATCGTGTCCCGTGAACTTCGAGTTGGCGGCCCGAACGAACCCGCCGCATCAAGAACGCGGCTTGGATGGGTGGTACACGGATCCGTACCACGCAACACCATCATTCAACAAGGGAGCGTGCTGCATGTCTACGATGTAGAACGACACGGGGACACAACCGACCAGTACGACCGACGTCTCGAGCAACTCGTCGAGGCGCACTTCAAGATTGACGCACTGGGTGTCAGTCACAAACCGCTCGTGGGCGTTGCCAATCAGCGCGCTCGGGACATCGTGCAGAAGACGATGAAGAAGATCGACGGGGCCTACGAGGTTGGACTTCCATGGCGTCGTGACGACGTGACCATGCCTCCAAGCTACGATGCAGCCTTCCGACGTCTGAGAAGCATCGAGAGGAAGATGGACGCTTCACCCGACTTCGCCAAGCAGTACACGGCCCAAATGGAGAACCTGCTGAACAAGGGCTACGCAGCACCATGTGACGGTCATGAACGAGCGAGCACCGTCAGTTGGTTCCTGCCACACTTTGCCGTGCAGAACCCCAATAAACCAGGAAAACTACGCCTGGTTTTCGACGCCGCCGCACGCAGCCACGGTGTCTGCCTGAACGACGAGTTACTAGAGGGACCGGACCTGCTACTGTCACTGCAGGGGATCGTATTCCGGTTCAGAGAGAGACCAGTCGCCGTCACTGCGGACATACAAGAGATGTTCCTGCGTGTGAAGATCCGCCCAGAAGACCAACCCGCCCAGCAGTTCTTGTGGAGGGGAAACGACCGGGAGAATCCGCCTCGCTGCTTCAAGATGACGAGCATGATCTTCGGCGCGGCCAGCTCACCCTTCATGGCTCACAGCGTGCGAGACCACAACGCGCATGCGCACGCGCACACTCACCCACGTGCGCTGGAGGCCATCACACACAGTCACTACATGGATGACTTTGTGGCGAGCTATGAAGACATCGAGGAGGGCCGCCGAACCATCAGCGAGGTGATAGAAGTCCACGCAGACGCCGGCTTCACTTTGCGCGGGTGGAACTCCAACTACGAGGGAGTCCTGGACGAAGTGCCCGTAGAGCTTCGAGCGACCCAACCAACGCAGTTCGGAGGAGAGGGCCACGCCGAGCACAAAATACTTGGCCTCTACTGGAACGCAGGTCGAGACGAACTGGGGTTCAACACGTCGCTCAATAGAGTACCGGACGAGGTACGAACACGAAGCCGCGCGCCTACGAAGCGAGAAGCTCTCAGTGCGGTCATGAGCATATACGACCCGCTGGGACTCCTGAGCCACTACACGATCCGAGCGAAGATCATCCTTCAGGGCCTATGGCGTCTTAAGTTGCCATGGGACGAGCCGATCCCGGAAGAAGAAGCCGGACAATTTATGAGCTGGTTGGCACAGCTGGAAGAGGTCGCCCGGCTACGACTACCACGATGCTACGAGATGAAGAACCATCAGCGCATCGAGCTACATATCTTCTGCGACGCCAGCGAGCAAGCATACGCGACGGTGGCCTACTGGAGGATAGTGCGCTGCGACGGAAGCATCGGGGTCATTCTGGTTGGCGCCAAGTCAAAGGTGGCGCCGCAGCGAACACAAACGATCCCGCGACTGGAACTACAAGCCGCCGTCATCGGAGTGAGGTTGGCCGACACGCTGAAAAAGGAACACCGCATCAAGATCGACAGTGTCACCTACTGGACGGACTCAGCGACGGTGATACACTGGGTGCGGAACGACGCTCGGCGCTACACCCCATTCGTGGCGCACAGGCTGAGCGAGATCGCAGAGCTCACCCAGAAGGACGAATGGCGATGGCTCCCCACTACACACAACGTAGCCGACGACGCCACAAGATGTCATGGGACTACAATCAGCGTGAACGACCGCTGGTTTCAGGGGCCAGACTTCTTATACGAGTCACCGGAACACTGGCCCGCTGAACAGTCATCGCACATCGAGGAGGAAGACGTCCTTCACACTGGGACACGCGATGGACAGAAGGAGGACTGGCTACCTGACCCTGGTCGATTCTCCAAATATGAAACACTGATCAGAGCGGCGGCACGGGTACTGGTGTTCATCGACATGTGCCGCAAGAAGAAAAAGAACCTGGAAGTGGAGCACTTGGAACGCGCCGAACGAGCACTCCTGCAAAGAGCTCAGCGTGAGAGCTTTGGCGCTGAAATAGAACGGATCCAAGCAGGGCGCTCCATTCCCAAGACAAGCCGCCTATACAAGCTAGACCCGGAGCTACAAGATGGGATCCTGCGTGTTCGAGGTCGTATTGGAGCCGCGACCGTTCCAGAACATATGAAGCGGCCAATCATCCTGGACGGCCGTCATCACCTGACCAAGTTGCTGGTGCTGAGGGAACACTGCGCCGCCGGCCACGCCAACCGGGAGCGCGTGACCAACGACCTACGACAACGATACTGGATCATACATCTGCGACCAACAATACGCGCTGTCGAGCATGCCTGCGCACTCTGCAAAGTGCGGCGAGCCATGCCGCGAGCACCAGCGACGGGGAATCTACCGCAAGCCCGACTGGAACCATTTCACCGCCCCTTCACGAACTGCGGAGTGGACTACTTCGGCCCAATGATGGTGAAGATCGGACGACGACGAGAGAAGAGGTGGGGCGCGCTCTTCACATGCCTCACCACGCGAGCTATACATGTCGAGCTCGCCGCCTCCCTCTCCACCGACTCGGCGCTAATGGCGTTGCGGCGCATGGCCGCACGCAGAGGATGGCCCCGCGTCATCTACTCAGACAACGCGACGAACTTTCGCGGAGCAGATCACGAGCTGAAGGCCGCCTACAGGGAATGGGCGCCCGCACTGCAACAAGAAGGGATGCTGCACAGAACGGAGTGGCGGTTCATCCCACCTGGAGCGCCTAACCAGGGAGGAGCTTGGGAACGCATGGTGCGCTCAGTGAAGGCGGCACTAGGCGCTGTACTTAAGGAAAAGGCGCCACCGGAGGAAGTGCTACAGACGCTGCTAACGGAGGTGGAATTCTCGGTCAACGCCCGCCCCCTCACTCATGTCAGCGTGGACCCGAACGACCCGGAGGCCCTCACACCCAACCACTTTCTGTTGGGAGGATCCATGGGGCTGCCAACCACCGGACCATGCGACGAAGCCGACCGACGAGCTTGGCGAGCAAGCCAGGCCCTCGCCGACCATTTCTGGCAACGCTGGCTGAAGGAGTACCTGCCGACACTGGTACCTCGAGGCGAGCCTACGAACAACGACGCCGGGCTGAAAGAAGGAGACATCGTAGTGGTAGTTGACCCGACACTGCCACGAAACGTCTGGCCAATGGGGGAGGTGATTCGGACCTTCATCGGACCTGACGGCGGGATACGAGTCGCCGACGTCAGAACCAGAACGGGAATCTTCAGGAGACCAACGAGGAAGCTCGCCGTGCTGATCAAGAAGGAGGCTTCGCAAGCTACGCCGGGGGGAGAGATGTAG